From the Nitrospirota bacterium genome, one window contains:
- a CDS encoding tetratricopeptide repeat protein: MRFILCFMISLILMVSLSFAEQTTYEMALKAYAKKDFTEAVKLMKEYVLESPSAKAYYLLGYASYKLDNDKEAASYFNEAYLLDPEFNPQSLIGEISLIEKRQKKAQ; this comes from the coding sequence ATGAGATTTATCCTGTGTTTTATGATTTCGCTTATCCTGATGGTGTCTTTGTCATTTGCCGAGCAAACCACATATGAAATGGCATTAAAGGCATATGCCAAGAAAGACTTCACCGAAGCAGTGAAGCTGATGAAAGAGTATGTTTTGGAGTCTCCTTCTGCAAAGGCATACTATCTCCTTGGATATGCAAGCTATAAGCTCGACAACGACAAAGAAGCCGCCTCTTATTTCAATGAGGCATATCTTTTAGACCCTGAGTTTAATCCTCAGAGTCTTATTGGCGAAATAAGCCTGATTGAGAAAAGACAAAAAAAGGCTCAATGA